The Bacteroidia bacterium DNA segment GATAAGCCATTGAAGCTTTAAGGCCTATAAGGGTTTGAAGATTATATGTGCCGGTATAGTATTTTCTTGATGAAGAATGTAAGCTAAAAGGTTCATTTTTCCCTGCATGTATTAATTCCATACCTGTATCAACAGAAAGCCATCCTGCTATTGGACTTGCAAATCGCTCTCTAAACTCAGGAGAAGTATAAAAAATTGTTCCTGTATGCCCTATAAAACCCCATTTATGAATAGAGCAGGTCATAACATCAATATTAAATTCTTTTACATTAACATTAAAAAGTGGAAATCCCTGAGTAGCATTAACAACAAACAAAATATTTTTTTGTTTTAATAATTGTCCTAATTTCTTTAAATCCTGCCTGAAACCTGTACCAAACTGAACATAAGATGTAACAACGGCTAAAGTATTTTCATCAACTGCCGACATTATATCATCAATATTAAATCTAGAATTGATTGGGTTAACATATTTCATTGTTATACCCTTATATTCATAAGGTACAGTGTTTGAAGGAAATTCATCAAACATTGAGACTATATTAAATTGAGTTTTAACAGTATCTATAAAAGACAAAGCCAATAATGACATTGCATAAGAATTACTTGGAACAATGTTCACATTATCTGCTTCGGTATTTAGCATTGATGCTAACACACCCCTAAGTCTTTCAGTTTCTATCAGATCTTCCATAAAATGTATATCGCCATACTGATTTAGCTTAGTATATGCTTTAATTATTGCATCCAATACCTGATTTGGCAATGGTGACATACCCGCACTTTGAAAATATACAGTATTTCTTGCTACTGGAAAATCATCTCTTATCTGTTCCCAATTCATATTATATTATTTTATACCAAAAGTAATTTATTTTGTTTGAATGTGTAATTTTGATCACTAAATTTTAATAAGATGGAAAATATTGAAGCAATACTATTCTGGCTTAACGAGAACAAAAACGATAGTTTCCGTATTAAAATGGAAAGATTTGCAATAAAAACAGATACAGCTTTTGGAATAAGAGTTCCATTGCTTAGAAATTTTGCAAAAATAATTGGAAAAAACACTGAATTAGCTCGCGAACTTTGGAAGTCAAATTATCATGAAGCTCGGATTATTTCCGTTTTAATTTCTAAACATAACGAATTAACCGAAAAAGATATGGATCAATGGGTTAATGATTTTAATTCTTGGGATATTTGCGATCAGGCATGCATGAATATTTTTGACAAAACTCCTTTTGCTGATAAAAAAATACACGAATGGGCATTACGTGAAGAAGAATTTGTGCGACGCGCAGCTTTTGCATTAATCGCGAGTATTGCAATTCATGATAAAAAAGCTAAAAACGATAAATTTTTTCCATATTTAAATTTAATAGAGAAATACTCTTTTGATAATAGAAATTTTGTAAAAAAAGCTGTAAACTGGGCATTAAGGCAAATTGGAAAAAGAAATATAGAACTAGGAACTTTAGCAATAGAATGTTCTGAAAGACTATTAAAACAACCACATAAATCGGCACAATGGATTGCGAAAGACGCAATAAAGGAATTAAATAATAAATGGGGGTTCAGCAAATAAAAATAATATTTTTACTTTGCAACATTTGGAAGTTTTTCTAACTCATCGTCAACCTTATCATCAAAGCGAAGATTTTGTATTTGCCATTTATCTTTTGGTTTATATAAAATAAAGGAAATCTGAATAGGTTGACGGTCATATTTTATCATGTAACTTAAGAATACGTATGATTGACCGGCTTGCTTTTTAATAAATAAATCGTACCCTTCATATGGACCCAAAAGTGGAGTTGCACGGTTTAATCTTAGTTTAATGTTATCAATAACCTCTTTGCTTTGGTCCATATATTTATTAGTAGCAAAAACAAAATCAATAGCTTTATCAATTCCTGCAGTTTTATAATAAACAAAGAAGCTGTCTATTAACGATTCAGGACTAGATTGTGCTTTTGTAACATTATAAATAGCAGAAACAAAAAATAAAATAAATATCCCTTTTTTCATAATTATCTGATTACTGTTACAGCACCTGTCTTATTTCTAGTAACCCCGTTCATATCTTTAAATGAAGCCATCCATGTATATGACCCAACTTGTACAAGTTCACTGCCTTTTGCTCTGCCATCCCATCCAGTATTTATGTCATTAGTATTAAATATTATTTCTCCCCAACGATCAACAATAAATAATTTAAATGATTCAAAATCTATATTAGTTGCATAAACTTTAAACACTTCATTTCTGTCATCCGCATCAGGAGAAAAGGCAGATGGAGCATAAAAAGTATAGTCACCACTAACATTCATGTTAGATTTAGTAGTGTCAGAACAACCATAAGAATTCAATGCTATTAATGTAACAATATACTGATTAGGAATATTTAAGTATATGTGATGAGGGTTAACTTCGCTTGTAGAATCGCCATCACCAAAATACCATAAATAATCATTTGCATCTGTAGATAAGTTAATGAAATTAACTGAAGGGTTTATTATATTAACAGCTATTGGATTTGTAATAAACTTGGCATCTGGGTTTGGATATACATGAATCATTTCAGGAATTTCGGAATAAGAAGTACATCCACCCATAGAAGTAACTGTTAAAGAAACATCATAAGTTCCCGGCACTTCATAAATATGCTGAGGATTTTTAATTATACTTGTATTTGAAGAATTATCATCTCCAAAATTCCAAATATAAGTTTGCCCAATTATTGGACTTACTTCATTAAAACTTACAGTCAAAGGCGCGCAATCACTTGTAACATCTGCGAGAAAACCTATAGGAGGTGATGCTAATACAATAATATCTTTATAGAAAACAATAGGAGGAGTGCTACAATTATCTTCTACTGTTATTACATATTGTGACGAAACAAGAGGATAGTATACATATGGTAAATTAATAATAATTGTATCATTTAAACTAACTGAATATTGAGAATTACCTCCTGAAATATTGCCTGTTATCAGCACTGCTTCGCCCGGGCAAATTGTATCTTTATCTACATTTATTTCGGCAGTTAATGGTGGATATACATACACTGCTTCTATATCTGTAGCAATACATCCATGATTATCAGTAACCGTGACCTTATAATTTGTTGTAACATTTGGCAACACATGAATTAGGGTATCAGTTTGTCCTGTATTCCATAAATAAGAATACCAGGCTGTTCCGCCAGTTGCAGAAACAATAATATTAGCAGTATCTCCTATACAAATTCTAACATTTTCTGTTATTGAAGCGAACAACTCACCCGGCTCAATTATTTTAACACTATCCACAACAGAGCAATTATGACTATCAGTTACTGTAACATAATATATTCCTGCATAAAGGGTATTAATATCTTCAAGAGAAGAACCGGTATTCCACTCAATAACATAAGGCGGAACACCACCAGTTACTGTTAAATCTGCAGCTCCATTAACCTCTCCAAAACAACGAACATCAGTTGCTATAATTATTGTTGCTACTGCCTGAGGAGGCTCAGAAACTGTAGCATTTGTTGTATAACTGCATAAATTAAAATCAGTAATTGTTACTGAGTAATTACCTGCAAGTATATTATTTAAATCCTGAGTTGTTTGCCCTGAACTCCATTCATATGCATATGGAAGCGTGCCTCCGGTTGGACTAACATTTATTGCACCTATGCTTAAGCCATGGCACAAAACATCTGTAACAATATAAGTGGCAGATAACGGCGCTTGTGGCTGAGTAATATAAATACTAGATACAGATGTACACAAATTCTGATCAGTAATAGTTACTGTATAATCACCATAAGACAAATTAGAAAGATCTTCGGTAATCTCACCATTATTCCATATAAAGTTATAAGGTGGAACGCCTCCACTTACAATTAAATTTGCTGTACCATCGGAAAGTCCGTAACAACTGACATTTGTTGAGGCAATAGCTGATAATAGTAGTGGTGGTTGAGTAACTGTCTCAGTAAATATCTCTGTACATAAATGAGTATCTGTAACGGTTACAGTGTATGTATTCGCTGTTAAATTACTAATATCCTGCACAGTATTACCATTTGACCAATTATAAGTATAACCTGGACTTCCACCAACAACAGTTATAGAAATAGCGCCATTGTTCCCATTAAAACAAAGTACATGAACAATTGAATCCAGAGTTATTAAAACA contains these protein-coding regions:
- a CDS encoding gliding motility-associated C-terminal domain-containing protein; translation: MKWITRILFILIIAICLHSNSNAQTYFINHDIPYSTSNQNMWGPNGSPFNINVNFDLFHVAFDTAISIGYMDTILGEPVGAMFNIDTWFVVGSTFDMHGWTTGWLDVDYPVEINLEVPNNYTFNPGEVVTIHSDYEVQPGWELYSHFPQAGVISLDLDFGFGLNIDADVCLVGCDSISIMNIQVPTDSIVIFYLNGLTGETIYPCADPSSPLGFGFCHDTILPITFNNLFGIGLSGWITLPYIETTDWLDSTDQCHQILGANGDSTYMNLDIDIIQFLSAVAGLIPPPQGPAIQQFLGMLNGTYDAGGGITIDYSLLTAHMSITNTMQQDLTFNPTVNTVFTFPTPVEYFVSDPNNGNAIVDQGVSDSIAFATCMDFNYRYPCFGWPQMPIGIAAHLDNDFTNHVWDSIAFTFLLTALEFDIHIPFPILKSVTVPEFCIKVPFNCADSTCYYEICSPEITNEPYCALKDSHGGPIYDDGDGDIDPPHILDWDYHIGPLVDLSLPLGYIPLTWYNNTWELAGFDTDTTFDGIIMIPNPVMEIVSVTDNDNVCFGDSIGNITITMNYGTLPYIFTWSNGVIDTSFSNVNTQTGLLSGIYGITVSDINGCTLTAVDTITETNPPIFVTLTPTHVLCNGGITGSITSNVWGGTPGYTYQWTPIGGVNPNAINLPAGIYSLSVTDAAGCPQTATTTITEPAAPVLITLDSIVHVLCFNGNNGAISITVVGGSPGYTYNWSNGNTVQDISNLTANTYTVTVTDTHLCTEIFTETVTQPPLLLSAIASTNVSCYGLSDGTANLIVSGGVPPYNFIWNNGEITEDLSNLSYGDYTVTITDQNLCTSVSSIYITQPQAPLSATYIVTDVLCHGLSIGAINVSPTGGTLPYAYEWSSGQTTQDLNNILAGNYSVTITDFNLCSYTTNATVSEPPQAVATIIIATDVRCFGEVNGAADLTVTGGVPPYVIEWNTGSSLEDINTLYAGIYYVTVTDSHNCSVVDSVKIIEPGELFASITENVRICIGDTANIIVSATGGTAWYSYLWNTGQTDTLIHVLPNVTTNYKVTVTDNHGCIATDIEAVYVYPPLTAEINVDKDTICPGEAVLITGNISGGNSQYSVSLNDTIIINLPYVYYPLVSSQYVITVEDNCSTPPIVFYKDIIVLASPPIGFLADVTSDCAPLTVSFNEVSPIIGQTYIWNFGDDNSSNTSIIKNPQHIYEVPGTYDVSLTVTSMGGCTSYSEIPEMIHVYPNPDAKFITNPIAVNIINPSVNFINLSTDANDYLWYFGDGDSTSEVNPHHIYLNIPNQYIVTLIALNSYGCSDTTKSNMNVSGDYTFYAPSAFSPDADDRNEVFKVYATNIDFESFKLFIVDRWGEIIFNTNDINTGWDGRAKGSELVQVGSYTWMASFKDMNGVTRNKTGAVTVIR
- a CDS encoding aminotransferase class V-fold PLP-dependent enzyme, which encodes MNWEQIRDDFPVARNTVYFQSAGMSPLPNQVLDAIIKAYTKLNQYGDIHFMEDLIETERLRGVLASMLNTEADNVNIVPSNSYAMSLLALSFIDTVKTQFNIVSMFDEFPSNTVPYEYKGITMKYVNPINSRFNIDDIMSAVDENTLAVVTSYVQFGTGFRQDLKKLGQLLKQKNILFVVNATQGFPLFNVNVKEFNIDVMTCSIHKWGFIGHTGTIFYTSPEFRERFASPIAGWLSVDTGMELIHAGKNEPFSLHSSSRKYYTGTYNLQTLIGLKASMAYLNNIGFDNIVSRLFELGDYLIKKLNQVEIKIVSPVDSIQERSAIISITMGAELNSKAVFFLESKNVYTSLRGGVIRIAFNIFNNFEDIDKLIEALTEFKKTK
- a CDS encoding DNA alkylation repair protein, with the translated sequence MENIEAILFWLNENKNDSFRIKMERFAIKTDTAFGIRVPLLRNFAKIIGKNTELARELWKSNYHEARIISVLISKHNELTEKDMDQWVNDFNSWDICDQACMNIFDKTPFADKKIHEWALREEEFVRRAAFALIASIAIHDKKAKNDKFFPYLNLIEKYSFDNRNFVKKAVNWALRQIGKRNIELGTLAIECSERLLKQPHKSAQWIAKDAIKELNNKWGFSK